The Arachis duranensis cultivar V14167 chromosome 2, aradu.V14167.gnm2.J7QH, whole genome shotgun sequence genome has a window encoding:
- the LOC127744844 gene encoding enhancer of mRNA-decapping protein 1-like — translation MEAYKRTYCFNVNPVKGQDLWEKTPHPSPTPPPVKPKPGRPTKKRRRDKEEQRSGSKTKMKRKYNPIRCMYCGEVGHNKRGCAKKKAVDAEEHARQMQLQLAVVTPAPQGSEPQVNPSPTDTDIGTQAEAPMPSLPSPTQADSDSDSSDSECIPPTQEPLKDQLIGRPAKLQVIKRKARSISSPKHIATGSVAVTAETIKGTSSGTAKRLEKFMTFVPTPGFKAPRKNDDKV, via the exons ATGGAGGCGTATAAGCGCACCTACTGTTTTAATGTAAATCCGGTTAAGGGGCAGGATCTATGGGAGAAAACGCCACATCCATCCCCAACCCCACCCCCAGTGAAGCCTAAACCAGGGAGGCCAACAAAGAAGCGAAGGAGGGACAAAGAAGAACAACGTAGTGGGTCAAAgacaaaaatgaaaagaaaatacaacCCAATCCGGTGTATGTACTGCGGTGAGGTTGGACACAACAAGAGAGGGTGCGCAAAGAAAAAAGCTGTGGATGCTGAGGAACATGCAAGGCAGATGCAACTACAATTGGCAGTTGTTACCCCTGCTCCACAAGGTTCTGAACCCCAAGTAAACCCTTCTCCTACTGATACTGACATTGGTACACAAGCTGAGGCACCTATGCCTTCACTTCCATCACCCACTCAGGCTGACTCAGACAGTGACAGCAGTGACTCGGAGTGCATTCCACCAACCCAGGAGCCCCTAAAG GATCAATTGATTGGTAGGCCAGCTAAGTTGCAAGTGATCAAAAGGAAAGCAAGGTCAATTTCCTCCCCTAAGCACATTGCAACTGGATCTGTGGCTGTTACTGCTGAGACCATTAAAGGGACAAGCTCCGGAACTGCTAAGCGGCTGGAAAAATTCATGACCTTTGTGCCTACTCCAGGCTTCAAGGCTCCAAGGAAGAATGATGATAAAGTTTGA
- the LOC127744893 gene encoding uncharacterized protein LOC127744893, translated as MANPCLISTIALSFAPKRVVSHKMEGPPMTFVFHHGGLFRTGEDGDMVYEPDNTEVLMGVEGDTLDVFFVRGYYKELGYIEAGNCWWKVPGVPIPFGLKKLENDADLIAMCKDCRRNHHLINLYFEDCISQPCVVDNRGEGVPLLEAGTSKEKKLSSQAKMHHSQTVKTPTINHPQPRKATYEPTKAASQPSRPKAQPSKPNPQPMKPSSQPSKPNKAFSQPTKPTHQASKTTSQPIRTPLQSTKLHPQQAKSNSQGKTVPHHSKTSSQPGKTPETNKKKGNSSACRVTRSGRIVREGPIEDEDSDSHDSYESTEDELYKPAKVVGDSLYSSESDSDSGKGSERKQKQAEAKEKHRPPKSRLADKEIDTDDSSYEGFEDEESSESDVDEDDDDLGSLSDPDSWHSEDSGKELESDEETPPVYPQYNAKTKFGNLKFEVSMTFKSKAEFIQATRDYTIQRGRNILFTKNDRVRVRAVCKSDDCPWVVYCACNSKDLSWQIKTLVDNHTCPRKRKNRAATQTWTLSKLVPKLRKHPTMKHREVYDWFVRKCNVYLNSTCITRALKAARKIVEGDEIAQYGLVWDYANELLTSNPGSRVQVGVIPMPESSPLFDRFYVCLDACKRGFKAGCRPLIGLDGAFLKTLHGGQILTACGQDANNHIFVIAYAIVSVENKDNWQWFLELLHSDLGDYREHKWCFISDMQKVIISVRTNLI; from the exons ATGGCTAATCCCTGTCTCATATCAACCATCGCTCTCTCTTTCGCTCCAAAACGTGTCGTCTCCCACAAG ATGGAGGGTCCTCCCATGACGTTTGTCTTTCACCATGGTGGGTTGTTTAGGACGGGTGAGGATGGTGACATGGTTTATGAACCTGATAACACAGAGGTATTGATGGGTGTCGAGGGAGACACACTTGATGTGTTTTTCGTGAGGGGTTACTATAAGGAGCTGGGATACATTGAGGCTGGCAATTGTTGGTGGAAAGTTCCTGGAGTTCCAATTCCATTTGGGTTGAAGAAGTTGGAGAATGATGCTGACTTGATTGCAATGTGCAAGGATTGTAGGAGGAACCACCACTTGATCAACCTATACTTTGAGGACTGCATCTCACAGCCCTGTGTAGTGGACAACAGAGGGGAAGGTGTACCTCTACTGGAAGCAGGAACTAGTAAGGAGAAGAAGTTGAGTTCCCAGGCCAAGATGCATCACTCCCAAACTGTGAAAACTCCTACAATAAACCACCCTCAGCCAAGGAAAGCAACCTATGAGCCCACTAAGGCAGCCTCACAGCCCAGTAGGCCCAAAGCTCAGCCCAGTAAGCCCAATCCTCAGCCCATGAAGCCATCCTCACAGCCCAGTAAGCCCAATAAGGCTTTTTCTCAGCCCACCAAACCAACACATCAAGCCTCAAAGACCACCTCTCAGCCCATAAGGACTCCCTTGCAGTCAACAAAACTCCACCCTCAACAAGCCAAAAGCAACAGTCAGGGGAAGACAGTCCCACATCATTCCAAAACCTCCTCTCAACCAGGCAAAACTCCAGAAACTAATAAGAAGAAAGGAAATAGCAGTGCATGCAGAGTAACAAGATCCGGAAGAATTGTAAGAGAAGGTCCCATCGAGGATGAAGATTCTGACTCTCATGACTCGTATGAGAGTACTGAAGATGAGTTGTACAAGCCTGCAAAGGTTGTAGGAGATAGTTTATACAGCAGTGAAAGTGATTCTGATAGTGGAAAAGGGTCAGAAAGAAAGCAAAAGCAAGCTGAAGCAAAGGAGAAGCATAGGCCTCCTAAGTCTAGACTAGCAGATAAAGAAATTGACACTGATGACTCAAGTTATGAGGGTTTCGAAGATGAAGAAAGCTCTGAATCTG ATGTAGAcgaagatgatgatgatcttGGAAGTTTGTCAGATCCTGACTCATGGCATTCAGAGGATTCGGGGAAGGAGTTAGAGTCTGATGAGGAGACACCTCCTGTTTATCCCCAGTACAATGCAAAAACCAAATTTGGAAACCTAAAGTTTGAGGTTAGTATGACTTTCAAATCAAAAGCTGAATTTATACAGGCCACTAGGGATTACACTATCCAGCGGGGCAGAAATATATTATTTACCAAGAATGATAGAGTTAGGGTTAGAGCTGTTTGTAAGTCAGATGATTGTCCCTGGGTGGTTTATTGTGCTTGTAACAGTAAAGATTTGTCTTGGCAAATTAAAACGTTAGTTGATAATCACACCTGTcctagaaagaggaaaaataGGGCTGCAACCCAAACCTGGACACTTAGCAAGCTAGTACCTAAGCTTAGAAAGCACCCAACTATGAAGCATCGAGAGGTGTATGATTGGTTTGTCCGAAAGTGTAATGTGTACCTCAATAGCACCTGCATCACCAGGGCACTAAAGGCTGCTAGGAAAATTGTAGAGGGTGATGAGATAGCCCAGTATGGTTTGGTGTGGGATTATGCAAACGAGTTACTTACTAGCAATCCAGGATCCAGAGTGCAAGTTGGTGTGATCCCAATGCCTGAGAGTTCTCCACTATTTGATCGGTTCTATGTGTGTCTTGATGCTTGCAAAAGGGGGTTTAAGGCAGGTTGTAGACCGCTAATTGGACTAGATGGTGCCTTTCTGAAGACACTACACGGGGGCCAAATTCTGACAGCTTGTGGACAAGATGCTAACAATCACATCTTTGTGATTGCATATGCAATTGTCAGTGTGGAAAACAAGGATAATTGGCAATGGTTTTTGGAACTGCTTCACAGTGATCTAGGTGACTACAGAGAGCACAAATGGTGCTTCATCTCAGATATGCAGAAGGTAATAATTTCtgtaaggactaatttgatttaa
- the LOC107473351 gene encoding BON1-associated protein 2 (The sequence of the model RefSeq protein was modified relative to this genomic sequence to represent the inferred CDS: added 42 bases not found in genome assembly): MDSIQTKPRTLELTVLSAENLRVNGKPATKNVFVVVRAESLTAHTTSCKGNGSNSNGFVSWNEKFVVEVAAHARSIAFEVKCKTSPTGSVRDVGVARVALSDFLGTVVPDHCLQFLCYRLRDWDGLKNGVINFSVRDLAAAPPLGKVVGGGCDGFHGFPEVVGVKSECCSSSSASDNAVVTGIPVWWRNNI; encoded by the coding sequence ATGGATTCCATCCAAACGAAACCAAGAACCCTCGAGCTGACGGTGCTTTCCGCCGAGAACCTCCGCGTGAACGGAAAACCCGCCACCAAGAACGTGTTCGTGGTGGTACGCGCCGAATCCCTAACCGCCCACACGACGTCGTGTAAAGGAAACGGCAGCAACTCCAACGGCTTTGTCTCGTGGAACGAGAAGTTTGTTGTGGAAGTTGCGGCACACGCGCGTAGCATCGCGTTTGAGGTGAAGTGCAAGACGTCCCCCACGGGATCCGTTAGGGACGTTGGGGTTGCCAGGGTGGCACTATCTGATTTCCTGGGAACCGTTGTACCTGATCACTGCCTTCAGTTCTTGTGTTACCGGTTAAGGGATTGGGATGGCTTGAAGAATGGCGTTATTAATTTCTCCGTTAGGGATTTGGCCGCTGCTCCGCCGCTTGGGAAGGTGGTTGGTGGTGGCTGTGACGGTTTTCATGGGTTCCCAGAGGTGGTTGGTGTAAAGAGTGAGTGTTGTTCTTCTTCGTCTGCTTCTGATAATGCG